The stretch of DNA GTGGTAAACCCAGGTGTAATCTTTTTGACGCTTACTCATAGATAATTGGAGTAAAAGACGTCCGTTGTAAGGTAAAAAACATCCTTTCCGGAATATAGTTAAATCCGCCCCTAAGTACTTCAAATGTAACTGGATCCAATGTTTTTTCAAATTTTTTGGCCATTTTACTCTCCCCCTTTATTCTCCAGCACAATATTCTTATACTCATCCAACGATACTGCCCAATTTGGAGTTATAACTATACTTGACTCGTTCATCTCGATAATTGCCGGTCCTTCCAAGTAATGCCCATTCATTAATCGATCTATATCGTAAATTGGCGTATCTATGAATTTCCCGTCAAAATAAACTTCCCTTCTACCTTTTAGTGCCCTTTCGACTTCATATGTGGCTTTGGGATATGTGGGTAAACTTACAGAAGAATGGACGCCAACACCAATAACCCTAATATTAACAATTTCTACATCGAATTCACTATTCGATGTAAAGTATTCTTTTCTGTGAACATCGTCAAAATCTTCCCGGATCATTTTTAGCTTATTATCATCAAAATTGCGATCATCTTTAACCGGGACTGTTACTTCATAATTTTGGCCAACATATCTCATATCTAATTCTATAGATGTTGTAATACTGTTTTTGTCCACTCCTTGGCGTTCAACACTAACAACTATCTCTTTTTTCATATTAGCCACTGTATTATTTATTTTGGCAATATCCACGTTATTAAGAACCATGGGCATCGTTTTTTCAGCGGATGCTCTAATAGGCATCATCATGG from Desulfoscipio gibsoniae DSM 7213 encodes:
- a CDS encoding hydantoinase B/oxoprolinase family protein, with translation MAKKFEKTLDPVTFEVLRGGFNYIPERMFFTLQRTSFTPIIYE